A stretch of DNA from Rheinheimera sp. MMS21-TC3:
TTTATCTACACCAGCACTGTCCAAGTAGTTTTCTGTGTCAATCCGTATGGCCTTAGCCACCAGTTTTGCTTCGTCGTCTGGTACACGCGCTTCATATACGCCCGGTGAGCGCTCTATGGTGTCCATACATAAGGATGTTGCGGTTTCGTGCTCCATATGGTCTAACCATTGATTCACTGTCGCGTACTCGCCAGCATCATTCAGTGATTTGGCATAGTTTTTTTCAACGTCAGTGAGATAGCGGTGCTCTGTACCTTTACTTTGGTCATCAAACACAAAGTAAGTAATGGCATCGGCTTCATTATAAGAACCAAAGGCCGCACCAGTAGGCACATTAGCACGGCTCTCGCCACTGGCCACCGAGCGCACCATAAAACAGCTATGCGGTATAAAATGCTCACGCTGATAACCCGGCTTGGTGATTTTTTGTAGCTCTTTGTAAGGGCCGACTTTAATGCCATGCTTGGCATACAACGCTTTGCGTGCGGCAGGGGCGTTTGCAATATCATCTGCTGATGTTGCTTTTGTAGTCTCTGCTTTAGCATCGTGGTTAGCTGTATTAATAGGCGTTGGATTATCTTTATTCGCACCCCCGCCTTGTGGTTTAGCAGCTGGTTTGTTTACTGGGGCTTTATTGCTTGTACTGCCTGCGTCAGGGGCTAGGCCGCCGTCGCCTATGCCGTTGTTATCGGGCTCTTGGCCCCAGCCGTCGCTGAGTTGCCAAATCCACATTTCATTATTATTGAAAATATCAATTAACCGGTCGCGTAACTCAAAGTCACTTAAGCCAGATAAATTAAGCTGATAAGGGCGGGCCAATTACTGTTCAATTAATACAACAATCGATTTACCTTGCTCAGCGGCGTCTCTAAAGGTCACAAAGTATTTATCGCGTACAATCTCATAAGCCTCAGGATTAACTTCATCAACACCGTCTTGCTCTATTGCAGCGATAATGTGTTGGCCTTCTTGGCTATCAATATCAAAGTTATATTCTTCTTGCATGACGGTATATAAATCTTTCACCATATCGGCAGGAAAGAAGCCAAAACTGCCACTGATGTCAGCGTCAGGTGGTAGCAATTTGTGCGGATAAAAGTTAAAACTGGCAATCAGTAAAATACGGCTATTACCCGCAACGGCATCCCATAATTGCAACGCTGGTTCAAAGCCACGCATGTTCATTTCAATGCTTTGCCAGCGAATGGCATTTTCTTCGGTGATTTCAAGCAGGGTTTGGTATTTACTTTCATCATCACCTGACAAAGTAGTGGGGTACTCGTCTTCATCAACAAGATATAAGTGTATTAAACTGCTCATGCGTTATTCCGTTATAAACTGTTAAAGTAATGGTTAAATTAGTCAATTAAAAAAAGGGGTAGATATAATGAGTCAGTGTCACATTGCCAGCCATGTAGGTCTTTGCCTAGCTTTGCCATAGTGAGGGCATTTAAACAAATAAAACCATCAATCATGTCTTTATAATCACCAAATTTACATTCATCAGCATGCCAAGCCACCGCTTTATCTATGGACGACTGCCATAAGGCTTTATCACCTGAAACAAGCGCACTTATGGCTTCAATTAATGGCAGAATATATTGCTGTACGTCTTTGTCTTTGGTTGCTTTAGCTTCAGTGATGGCATCGCTTATATCGGTTAGGGGTGGTGTTTGACCTGTGCCTATTTTTAATAGAAGATGGTCGTATAAATAACACGCTTGGTTGATAATATTATCATCTGGTAAGCACCAACTGGTGGTACTTAATTTGTTAATGATGTCTGATTCAGCAAATAATATAACAATATTAAGCTCTTGTTGAATTGTCCAATCAACATTGCTGGTTTTTAATTCAGGATCAAACCCCCGCAAAAAAGCATACGGAGCGGCTTTTTGTAAGTTAGGTTTGACTTCATCGAAGTGTTCGAGCCAATAATTTAGATAGGCCAATTGTATATATTTACTTGCAACGACAAAGGTTGCTTGTTGCCTGTCATAAGGTGTTAAAGTTGAGTCGAGAACCTGAGGTTCACGCTTTGCTAATACCTTCGGAGCGCGCCTGAAAACACGTTCATAATCTTCTTCAAATTTATTTAACTTCAACATTATTTTTCTCTAAGGTAAAGGCTGCAATTTTGCACCAATCATATTACTATTTTGTTCAACAGCTTCGATTACCAGTTTTCTAATAACAGGCTCTTGATCTTCAATAGCATCTAATAAATCTTGCCCGAGTTGGTTTCTTTCAGGATACTTCTTTGAGTTTTTCATTGAATTCATATTAGATTCAATCCACCTGTCAGACAT
This window harbors:
- a CDS encoding Imm49 family immunity protein, with the translated sequence MLKLNKFEEDYERVFRRAPKVLAKREPQVLDSTLTPYDRQQATFVVASKYIQLAYLNYWLEHFDEVKPNLQKAAPYAFLRGFDPELKTSNVDWTIQQELNIVILFAESDIINKLSTTSWCLPDDNIINQACYLYDHLLLKIGTGQTPPLTDISDAITEAKATKDKDVQQYILPLIEAISALVSGDKALWQSSIDKAVAWHADECKFGDYKDMIDGFICLNALTMAKLGKDLHGWQCDTDSLYLPLFLID